A genome region from Carya illinoinensis cultivar Pawnee chromosome 2, C.illinoinensisPawnee_v1, whole genome shotgun sequence includes the following:
- the LOC122300681 gene encoding malate dehydrogenase, cytoplasmic-like gives MAKEPVRVLVTGAAGQIGYALVPMIARGVMLGPNQPVILHMLDIPPAAEALNGVKMELVDAAFPLLKGVVATTDVVEACTGVNLAIMVGGFPRKEGMERKDVMSKNVSIYKSQASALEKHAAANCKVLVVANPANTNALILKEFAPSIPERNITCLTRLDHNRALGQISERLNVQVSDVKNVIIWGNHSSTQYPDVSHATVKTHSGEKPVPELVADDGWLKGEFITIVQQRGAAIIKARKLSSALSAASSACDHIRDWVLGTPEGTWVSMGVYSDGSYNVPAGLIYSFPVTCRNGEWTIVQGLSIDEYSRKKLDLTAEELTEEKALAYSCLS, from the exons ATGGCGAAAGAACCAGTTCGCGTTCTGGTTACTGGAGCCGCAG GACAAATCGGCTATGCTCTCGTCCCTATGATTGCTAGGGGAGTGATGTTGGGTCCCAACCAGCCTGTGATCCTGCACATGCTTGATATCCCACCTGCTGCAGAGGCATTGAATGGGGTGAAAATGGAGTTGGTGGATGCTGCATTCCCTCTACTTAAAG GTGTTGTTGCTACAACAGATGTTGTTGAGGCATGCACTGGGGTTAACCTTGCAATCATGGTTGGTGGGTTCCCAAGGAAAGAAGGCATGGAAAGGAAAGACGTGATGTCAAAAAATGTGTCAATTTACAAGTCTCAGGCTTCTGCCCTTGAAAAGCATGCAGCTGCAAACTGCAAG GTTTTGGTTGTTGCCAACCCTGCAAACACCAATGCACTGATATTGAAGGAATTCGCACCATCGATCCCTGAGAGAAATATTACTTGTTTGACTAGACTCGACCATAACAGAGCCTTGGGCCAGATTTCTGAAAGGCTAAATGTTCAAGTTTCTGATGTTAAAAATGTTATTATCTGGGGCAATCACTCATCAACCCAGTATCCTGATGTCAGCCATGCAACAGTGAAAACACATTCTGGAGAGAAGCCAGTCCCCGAGCTTGTTGCTGATGATGGATG GTTGAAGGGAGAATTCATAACCATCGTTCAACAACGTGGTGCTGCAATTATCAAAGCTAGGAAACTATCAAGTGCATTGTCTGCTGCTAGTTCTGCTTGTGACCACATACGTGATTGGGTGCTTGGAACCCCCGAG GGCACTTGGGTTTCCATGGGAGTATACTCTGATGGTTCATACAATGTACCAGCTGGACTCATTTATTCATTCCCTGTCACTTGTCGCAATGGAGAGTGGACGATAGTTCAGG GACTTTCAATCGATGAATACTCAAGGAAGAAGCTGGACTTGACAGCAGAGGAGCTCACTGAGGAGAAGGCTTTGGCCTACTCATGCCTCTCTTGA
- the LOC122300683 gene encoding transcription factor MYB4-like, producing MVRAPCCDKVGLKKGPWTTEEDQILMSFIQKYGHENWRALPKQAGLLRCGKSCRLRWINYLRPDIKRGNFSTEEEETILKLHEMLGNKWSAIAAKLPGRTDNEIKNVWHTHLKKRLNRNQANPEIILPTPTNHFNALSKSPSSSCLNLPSHDLEFETDPSYTSLSPQTSSSDFSSVTDASLATMDPTNQYMMDHIEVEDMSESFPVIDDSLWSESPLPENISVPSDVFAISDHDKSQTSQYLFNSIEVVEPGYDHFGSIIDDGMEFWYNLFIRAGGSPESSEF from the exons ATGGTGAGAGCTCCTTGCTGTGACAAGGTGGGATTAAAGAAGGGGCCTTGGACTACTGAAGAAGATCAGATTTTAATGTCCTTCATCCAAAAATATGGCCATGAAAATTGGCGTGCGCTTCCAAAGCAAGCCG GTCTATTGAGATGTGGGAAGAGTTGCAGACTCCGGTGGATAAACTACTTGCGTCCAGATATAAAGAGAGGAAACTTCAGCacagaagaagaggaaactatCCTGAAGTTGCATGAAATGCTTGGAAATAA GTGGTCAGCAATTGCAGCAAAATTACCAGGACGAACCgacaatgaaataaaaaatgtgtGGCACACCCACTTGAAGAAAAGATTGAACCGTAATCAGGCCAACCCGGAAATAATCCTACCTACACCAACAAACCATTTCAATGCCCTAAGTAAATCACCATCCTCCAGCTGCTTGAATCTTCCCTCACATGATCTAGAGTTTGAGACTGATCCATCATACACATCATTGTCACCACAGACATCTTCAAGTGATTTTTCATCGGTCACAGATGCCTCTCTTGCAACCATGGATCCAACCAATCAGTACATGATGGACCATATTGAGGTTGAGGATATGTCGGAAAGTTTTCCAGTGATCGATGACAGTCTGTGGTCTGAATCACCTTTGCCCGAGAACATTAGCGTGCCATCTGATGTATTTGCAATTAGTGATCATGATAAATCACAAACTTCTCAATATCTTTTCAATTCAATTGAAGTAGTGGAACCAGGGTATGATCATTTTGGTTCGATTATTGATGATGGCATGGAGTTTTGGTACAACCTTTTCATCAGAGCAGGGGGTTCACCGGAATCATCGGAGTTTTGA